The following coding sequences lie in one Streptomyces venezuelae genomic window:
- the cbiE gene encoding precorrin-6y C5,15-methyltransferase (decarboxylating) subunit CbiE, with protein MADRVTVIGWDGTPLTDAARSALSAATLVAGAAHHLALDEIPARAERIRLGSVGLAARRIAAHRGTAVVLADGDPGFFGVVRTLRAPEFGLEVEVVPAVSSVAQAFARAGMPWDDAEVVVAHRRTLRRAVNVCRAHPKVAVLTSPGAGPAELGLLLQGVHRTFVICEELGTEREQVSVVTSEKAADHSWRDPNVVIVIGGAAAAADTGWIMGREPGAAPRGWALPAAEYGGDIWLGEGESDRLRAAQLARLGPRVGDLVWDIGCGSGAFTAEAARFGAAVIAVDSDPDALGRTTAAVRRFGVQAQTVHGVAPHVLEDLPEPDVVRVGGGGAAVVSAVADRRPERIVTHAATRDAAELIGRDLSEHGYAVECALLQSVELDTRAWREEKRTVVFLLSGRLPDRSP; from the coding sequence ATGGCCGACCGGGTCACGGTGATCGGCTGGGACGGTACGCCGCTGACCGACGCGGCACGCTCCGCGCTCAGTGCCGCCACGCTCGTGGCGGGCGCCGCCCACCACCTGGCACTCGACGAGATCCCCGCCCGCGCCGAACGGATCCGCCTCGGCAGCGTCGGCCTCGCCGCCCGCCGCATCGCCGCCCACCGCGGCACCGCCGTCGTCCTGGCCGACGGCGACCCCGGCTTCTTCGGTGTCGTACGCACCCTGCGCGCCCCGGAATTCGGCCTGGAGGTCGAAGTGGTGCCCGCCGTCTCCTCCGTCGCCCAGGCCTTCGCCCGCGCGGGCATGCCGTGGGACGACGCCGAGGTCGTGGTCGCCCACCGCCGCACCCTGCGCCGCGCCGTGAACGTCTGCCGCGCCCACCCCAAGGTCGCCGTCCTCACCTCGCCCGGCGCCGGACCCGCCGAGCTCGGCCTGCTGCTCCAGGGCGTCCACCGCACCTTCGTGATCTGCGAGGAGCTCGGTACCGAACGCGAGCAGGTCTCCGTGGTCACCTCCGAGAAGGCCGCCGACCACAGCTGGCGCGACCCGAACGTCGTCATCGTCATCGGCGGCGCCGCCGCGGCCGCCGACACCGGCTGGATCATGGGCCGCGAACCCGGTGCGGCACCGCGCGGCTGGGCGCTGCCCGCCGCGGAGTACGGCGGCGACATCTGGCTCGGCGAGGGCGAGAGCGACCGGCTGCGGGCCGCGCAACTCGCCCGCCTGGGGCCGCGCGTGGGCGACCTCGTCTGGGACATCGGCTGCGGCAGCGGCGCCTTCACCGCCGAGGCGGCGCGGTTCGGCGCCGCGGTGATCGCGGTCGACAGCGACCCCGACGCCCTCGGCCGCACGACGGCCGCCGTCCGCCGCTTCGGCGTCCAGGCGCAGACCGTGCACGGCGTCGCGCCGCACGTCCTCGAAGACCTGCCCGAACCCGATGTCGTACGCGTCGGGGGCGGGGGAGCCGCGGTGGTCTCCGCGGTCGCCGACCGCCGTCCCGAGCGCATCGTGACCCACGCCGCGACACGCGACGCCGCCGAACTCATCGGCAGGGATCTGAGCGAGCACGGATACGCCGTCGAGTGCGCCCTCCTGCAATCCGTCGAGCTCGACACACGGGCCTGGCGCGAAGAGAAGCGGACCGTGGTGTTCCTGCTCTCGGGGCGGTTGCCCGACCGTTCCCCGTGA
- the cobT gene encoding nicotinate-nucleotide--dimethylbenzimidazole phosphoribosyltransferase, protein MTDTGQVPGEGLPEGAGNDVPSGPVQGMGAQQPGVPAPGAYPFADPAAPAAAADEDDLLLMPGAQGAWGEGLAAQGGYAGQPAHAVHQPGPHETSGRDSGSVDLNGVRLPGSAPAPSHPGPARRPLHHGPSGPAVPDGSGSPVRSLADRGPAPARHAGPPTGPEYLDIPRDDAGQPLPGPQLGEIPPQAGTPWGTPQEQTGSETYAVPAEAGPAETVVPPVAEAPVDAGAPEAAGDASVTPAPQATEAPQAQDAVSFALPTEGPETAAPEAVAPEAPVSAAVEAPDFPHAADAGAGQAGPVAQQGAELGQVLTEEPQFPAAEQPAFAQAVPAFAVASAQPWDGTQVPHAAETAQPGFAVEARHAAPGPQHSEGQPAQGPAAPMDGSLPGGFEGAQGSAPIGQFVPVDGTVPTTPHLAPTPPHPMAVPREDPAPQPASEGAEVTEAAPAPVEAEAAEAPVAEVPVEEAPVAEVPAAEPVAPEAPAHADVTPEAVQQPAVTVPAPRDGAQPTPLPDAVPEGTTGEAAPEATSGAAFDVTPEAAPDASPEVTETPQVPPVSGVPRIVSSAAAPTEFPAAPETADPADELDEADEVISFEPIEANEVTEVAEAPEMAEAPEAAVPAAAAPAPAPASQPETADAVAAPAAAEHEGPELLAPAAAAQAPEEGEDPDAPEILMVAPAAGTDTETAAVAGAAPEPAEPVTSPGTAAPGYADAEREAVLRVMRERRDIRNGFRADPIPHEVLLRVLEAAHTAPSVGHSQPWDFVVIKSAETRRSMHELAARQRDAYAKSLPKGRAKQFKELKIEAILDTPVNIVVTADPTRGGRHTLGRHTQPQMAPYSSALAVENLWLAARAEGLGVGWVSFFDEREMVRALGLPEHLEVVAYLCVGYVDEFPDEPELMQAGWSKRRPLSWVVHEETYGRRALPGEDPHDLLAETVANIRPLDAKALGEAWERQKRMTKPPGALGMLEIISAQLSGLSRMCPPPIPEPAAVAIFAGDHGVHAQGVTAWPQEVTAQMVANFLGGGAVCNAFANQVGAEVCVIDVGVASELPATPGLLPRKVRAGTADMTTGPALTREEVKAAIEVGIETARDLVAAGNKALLTGEMGIANTTASAALISVYTDTDPAEVTGRGTGINDEMHTRKVEVVRRALELHQPDPADPIGVLAAIGGLEHAAMVGLLLGGASLRTPVILDGVSAGAAALVARAIAPEVLAACIAGHRSAEPGHVAALNKLGLRPLVDLDLRLGEGTGALLALPVVQSAARAMHEVATFDSAGVTEK, encoded by the coding sequence ATGACCGACACCGGCCAGGTCCCGGGTGAGGGACTGCCGGAGGGCGCAGGCAACGATGTGCCGTCCGGGCCCGTGCAGGGCATGGGGGCGCAGCAGCCGGGCGTTCCCGCTCCGGGTGCGTATCCCTTTGCCGACCCCGCGGCCCCCGCGGCTGCCGCCGACGAGGACGACCTGCTGCTGATGCCGGGCGCCCAGGGCGCGTGGGGCGAGGGTCTCGCGGCGCAGGGCGGGTACGCCGGCCAGCCGGCGCACGCCGTCCACCAGCCGGGACCGCACGAGACGTCCGGCAGGGACAGCGGTTCGGTCGACCTGAACGGCGTCCGGCTGCCCGGCTCGGCGCCCGCGCCCTCCCACCCGGGTCCCGCCAGGCGTCCGCTGCACCACGGCCCGTCGGGCCCCGCCGTGCCGGACGGCTCGGGGAGCCCGGTGCGTTCGCTCGCCGACCGGGGGCCCGCGCCGGCCCGCCACGCGGGGCCGCCGACCGGACCCGAGTACCTCGACATCCCGCGGGACGACGCGGGGCAGCCGCTGCCGGGACCGCAGCTCGGCGAGATCCCGCCGCAGGCCGGGACGCCGTGGGGGACACCGCAGGAGCAGACCGGGTCCGAGACGTACGCCGTACCAGCGGAAGCCGGACCAGCAGAAACGGTCGTCCCACCCGTCGCAGAGGCCCCGGTCGACGCAGGGGCCCCGGAAGCCGCGGGCGACGCATCCGTCACACCGGCACCACAGGCAACGGAAGCGCCGCAGGCCCAGGACGCCGTTTCTTTCGCGCTGCCCACTGAGGGGCCCGAGACCGCGGCCCCGGAGGCTGTGGCACCCGAGGCGCCCGTCTCCGCCGCCGTGGAAGCCCCCGACTTCCCGCACGCCGCCGACGCCGGCGCCGGTCAGGCCGGCCCGGTGGCCCAGCAGGGCGCCGAGCTCGGCCAGGTCCTGACGGAGGAGCCGCAGTTCCCCGCGGCGGAGCAGCCGGCGTTCGCGCAGGCCGTGCCCGCGTTCGCCGTCGCCTCCGCCCAGCCCTGGGACGGCACGCAGGTCCCGCACGCCGCCGAAACCGCGCAGCCCGGTTTCGCCGTCGAGGCCCGGCACGCCGCGCCGGGCCCGCAGCACTCCGAGGGGCAGCCCGCGCAGGGCCCCGCCGCACCCATGGACGGCTCGCTTCCCGGCGGATTCGAGGGCGCCCAAGGCTCCGCGCCGATCGGCCAGTTCGTGCCGGTGGACGGCACGGTCCCGACCACGCCCCACCTGGCGCCGACGCCGCCGCACCCCATGGCCGTTCCGCGGGAGGACCCGGCTCCGCAGCCCGCATCCGAGGGCGCCGAGGTCACGGAGGCGGCGCCCGCGCCGGTCGAGGCCGAGGCAGCCGAGGCCCCGGTCGCGGAGGTTCCGGTCGAAGAGGCACCCGTCGCCGAGGTTCCGGCCGCCGAGCCCGTCGCCCCGGAAGCCCCGGCGCACGCCGACGTGACGCCGGAGGCCGTCCAGCAGCCCGCCGTCACCGTCCCCGCCCCGCGCGACGGCGCCCAGCCCACGCCGCTGCCCGACGCCGTACCGGAGGGGACGACGGGGGAGGCGGCACCCGAGGCGACGTCCGGGGCAGCGTTCGACGTGACGCCCGAAGCCGCACCCGACGCATCGCCCGAGGTCACGGAGACCCCCCAGGTCCCGCCCGTCTCCGGTGTGCCCCGTATTGTCTCCTCTGCGGCGGCTCCGACCGAGTTCCCGGCCGCCCCCGAGACGGCCGACCCGGCCGACGAGTTGGACGAGGCCGACGAAGTCATCTCGTTCGAACCGATCGAAGCGAACGAAGTGACCGAAGTGGCCGAAGCACCCGAGATGGCCGAAGCGCCTGAAGCAGCCGTACCGGCCGCAGCCGCACCCGCGCCTGCGCCCGCCTCCCAGCCCGAGACGGCCGACGCCGTCGCGGCTCCCGCGGCCGCGGAGCACGAGGGCCCCGAGCTCCTCGCCCCCGCCGCCGCGGCGCAAGCCCCCGAGGAGGGCGAGGACCCGGACGCCCCGGAGATCCTGATGGTCGCGCCCGCAGCCGGAACCGACACCGAGACCGCCGCCGTCGCCGGGGCCGCCCCCGAGCCCGCCGAGCCCGTCACGTCCCCCGGCACCGCCGCTCCCGGCTACGCCGACGCCGAGCGCGAGGCCGTCCTGCGCGTCATGCGCGAGCGCCGCGACATCCGCAACGGCTTCCGCGCGGACCCCATCCCGCACGAGGTGCTGCTCCGCGTCCTGGAGGCCGCGCACACCGCGCCGTCGGTCGGCCACTCCCAGCCCTGGGACTTCGTCGTCATCAAGTCCGCCGAGACCCGGCGCTCGATGCACGAACTGGCCGCGCGCCAGCGCGACGCGTACGCGAAGTCCCTCCCCAAGGGCCGCGCCAAGCAGTTCAAGGAACTGAAGATCGAGGCCATCCTCGACACCCCGGTGAACATCGTCGTCACCGCCGACCCCACCCGCGGCGGCCGCCACACCCTCGGCCGGCACACCCAGCCGCAGATGGCCCCCTACTCCTCGGCGCTCGCCGTCGAGAACCTCTGGCTCGCCGCGCGTGCCGAGGGCCTCGGCGTCGGCTGGGTCAGCTTCTTCGACGAGCGCGAGATGGTCCGCGCCCTCGGCCTGCCCGAGCACCTCGAAGTCGTCGCCTACCTCTGCGTGGGCTACGTCGACGAGTTCCCGGACGAGCCCGAGCTGATGCAGGCCGGCTGGTCCAAGCGCCGCCCGCTCTCCTGGGTCGTCCACGAGGAGACGTACGGCCGCCGCGCCCTGCCCGGCGAGGACCCGCACGACCTGCTCGCCGAGACCGTGGCCAACATCCGCCCGCTGGACGCCAAGGCGCTCGGCGAGGCGTGGGAACGGCAGAAGCGGATGACGAAGCCGCCGGGCGCGCTCGGCATGCTGGAGATCATCTCCGCCCAGCTCTCCGGTCTCTCCCGGATGTGCCCGCCGCCCATCCCGGAGCCCGCGGCCGTCGCGATCTTCGCGGGCGACCACGGTGTGCACGCTCAGGGCGTCACCGCCTGGCCCCAGGAGGTGACCGCGCAGATGGTCGCCAACTTCCTCGGCGGCGGCGCGGTCTGCAACGCCTTCGCCAACCAGGTGGGCGCCGAGGTCTGCGTCATCGACGTCGGCGTGGCGAGCGAACTGCCCGCCACCCCCGGCCTGCTGCCCCGCAAGGTCCGCGCGGGCACGGCCGACATGACGACGGGGCCCGCCCTGACCCGCGAAGAGGTCAAGGCGGCCATCGAAGTCGGCATCGAGACGGCCCGCGACCTCGTCGCGGCAGGCAACAAGGCGCTGCTCACGGGCGAGATGGGCATCGCGAACACGACGGCGTCCGCGGCCCTCATCTCCGTCTACACCGACACCGACCCGGCCGAGGTCACCGGTCGTGGTACGGGCATCAACGACGAGATGCACACCCGCAAGGTCGAGGTCGTCCGCCGCGCGCTGGAACTCCACCAGCCCGACCCGGCGGACCCGATCGGCGTCCTCGCGGCCATCGGCGGCCTGGAGCACGCGGCCATGGTGGGCCTCCTCCTCGGCGGCGCGTCCCTGCGTACGCCGGTGATCCTGGACGGCGTCAGCGCCGGCGCCGCCGCGCTCGTGGCCCGCGCGATCGCCCCCGAGGTCCTCGCGGCCTGCATCGCGGGCCACCGCAGCGCGGAGCCCGGCCACGTGGCGGCCCTCAACAAGCTGGGCCTGCGCCCCCTGGTCGACCTGGACCTACGCCTCGGCGAGGGCACGGGCGCACTCCTGGCCCTCCCGGTGGTCCAGAGCGCGGCCCGCGCGATGCACGAGGTCGCCACGTTCGACTCGGCGGGCGTGACCGAGAAGTAA
- a CDS encoding methionine ABC transporter permease, producing the protein MTWSEMQPLLEQACWDTLYMVGWSTLIAVVAGLPLGVLLVLTERGGLLQNAFLNKVIGQIVNIARSMPFIILMVALMGFTRWITGTTIGREAALVPLAVGAIPFFARLVETSIREVDGGLVEAVQSMGGSTWTVVRKVLVPESLPSLISGATTTIVALIGYSAMAGTVGGGGLGDLALRYGYQRFETELMWITVAILAVVISIIQFAGDYAARRLHKRGGGSAPLLLFRPLRGVLPGTAAAESVTKTG; encoded by the coding sequence GTGACCTGGTCGGAGATGCAGCCCCTGCTGGAGCAGGCCTGTTGGGACACCCTCTACATGGTGGGCTGGTCGACGCTGATAGCCGTCGTGGCCGGACTGCCGCTCGGCGTCCTGCTCGTCCTCACCGAGCGCGGCGGACTGCTGCAGAACGCCTTCCTCAACAAGGTCATCGGGCAGATCGTGAACATCGCCCGCTCGATGCCCTTCATCATCCTGATGGTCGCCCTGATGGGCTTCACGCGGTGGATCACCGGCACCACGATCGGCCGCGAGGCCGCCCTCGTGCCGCTCGCCGTCGGCGCCATCCCGTTCTTCGCGCGCCTGGTCGAGACCTCCATCCGTGAGGTCGACGGCGGGCTCGTCGAGGCCGTGCAGTCGATGGGCGGCTCCACCTGGACCGTCGTGCGCAAGGTCCTCGTCCCCGAGTCGCTGCCCTCGCTGATCTCGGGCGCCACCACCACGATCGTCGCCCTCATCGGCTACTCCGCCATGGCGGGCACGGTCGGCGGCGGCGGCCTCGGCGACCTCGCCCTGCGCTACGGCTACCAGCGCTTCGAGACCGAGCTGATGTGGATCACCGTGGCGATCCTCGCCGTGGTCATCTCGATCATCCAGTTCGCGGGCGACTACGCGGCCCGCCGTCTGCACAAGCGCGGCGGCGGCTCGGCCCCGCTGCTGCTGTTCCGGCCGCTGCGGGGCGTACTGCCCGGCACCGCCGCCGCCGAATCGGTCACCAAGACCGGCTGA
- a CDS encoding MetQ/NlpA family ABC transporter substrate-binding protein: MRTSTIAAAAGTLALALGLTACGADDRSDGALVVGATPTPAGEVLTYIQQNLAKKEGLDLKITEFTDYVTPNTALQEGSLDANLYQHTPYLEDFNKSKKTDLVPVTEVYLPPMGVYAKKIKDIAELPAGATVGVPNDTTNEGRALQLLASKGLIGLKKGVGGTATPEDITSNPKKLTVKALEPAQLPRSLDDLDAAVINNNYALDADLSPKEDAILLESSKGNPYNNVLAVKKGDKDDPRVRKLAKLLRSPEVKKFIEDKYKGSVLPVGAG; encoded by the coding sequence GTGCGTACGTCCACCATCGCCGCCGCGGCGGGGACCCTGGCCCTCGCGCTCGGCCTCACCGCGTGCGGCGCGGACGACCGGAGCGACGGCGCGCTCGTGGTCGGCGCCACGCCGACCCCGGCCGGCGAGGTCCTCACGTACATCCAGCAGAACCTGGCGAAGAAGGAAGGGCTCGACCTCAAGATCACGGAGTTCACGGACTACGTCACGCCGAACACCGCGCTCCAAGAGGGCTCCCTCGACGCCAACCTGTACCAGCACACCCCGTACCTCGAAGACTTCAACAAGTCCAAGAAGACGGACCTCGTGCCGGTCACCGAGGTGTACCTGCCCCCCATGGGCGTGTACGCCAAGAAGATCAAGGACATCGCCGAGCTCCCCGCGGGAGCGACCGTCGGCGTCCCGAACGACACGACCAACGAGGGACGGGCACTCCAGCTGCTCGCCTCCAAGGGCCTCATCGGGCTCAAGAAGGGCGTCGGCGGCACCGCCACGCCCGAGGACATCACGTCCAACCCGAAGAAGCTCACCGTCAAGGCACTCGAACCCGCGCAGCTCCCGCGCTCGCTCGACGACCTCGACGCGGCGGTCATCAACAACAACTACGCGCTCGACGCCGACCTCAGCCCCAAGGAGGACGCCATCCTCCTGGAGTCGTCGAAGGGCAATCCCTACAACAACGTCCTCGCCGTCAAGAAGGGCGACAAGGACGACCCGCGGGTGCGCAAGCTCGCCAAACTGCTCCGCTCGCCCGAGGTGAAGAAGTTCATCGAGGACAAGTACAAGGGATCCGTCCTGCCCGTCGGGGCGGGCTGA
- a CDS encoding GNAT family N-acetyltransferase: MERRMTTASSGTAGTSGFPDISISTERLVLRPLEEADVPAYAEMMNDELVTAWTSVPQPYTETVARDWIAHRAPAERSEGRGIVLAVTEFLTQRLVGIIQLRSTDWRVRSTELSYVVAPWARGEGYASEAALATAQWLFHDQKFERIELRTAADNTAAQQVAQKIGCISEGVLRGAWIARTRNGGDPFGGWLELRTDLIVWSLLPEDLEGVSEALADSGFSAYSDWN, encoded by the coding sequence ATGGAGCGGCGCATGACTACAGCCTCCTCGGGCACAGCGGGCACATCGGGGTTCCCCGACATCTCCATCAGCACGGAGCGGTTGGTGCTGCGCCCTCTCGAAGAGGCGGACGTCCCCGCGTACGCGGAGATGATGAACGACGAACTCGTCACGGCCTGGACCTCCGTGCCCCAGCCCTACACCGAGACCGTCGCACGCGACTGGATCGCCCACCGCGCCCCCGCCGAACGCTCCGAGGGCCGCGGCATCGTCCTCGCCGTCACCGAGTTCCTCACCCAGCGACTTGTCGGCATCATCCAACTCCGGTCCACCGACTGGCGGGTGCGCTCCACCGAGCTGAGTTACGTCGTCGCCCCCTGGGCCCGCGGCGAGGGGTACGCATCCGAGGCGGCGCTCGCCACCGCCCAATGGCTGTTCCACGACCAGAAGTTCGAACGCATCGAGCTGCGCACCGCCGCCGACAACACCGCCGCCCAGCAGGTCGCCCAGAAGATCGGCTGCATCAGCGAGGGCGTCCTGCGCGGCGCCTGGATAGCGCGCACGAGGAACGGCGGCGACCCGTTCGGCGGCTGGCTCGAGCTGCGCACCGACCTCATCGTGTGGAGCCTGCTCCCCGAAGACCTCGAAGGCGTCTCCGAGGCGCTCGCCGACAGCGGATTCTCCGCCTACTCCGACTGGAACTGA
- a CDS encoding MetQ/NlpA family ABC transporter substrate-binding protein, protein MRNTAKITTAVLAAGALTLGLSACGSDKGSGDKDGPLVVAATPTPQGQILDYVQKNLAKKAGLDLEVKEFTDYVTPNTAVEQGEVFANYFQHKPYLDDFNKKRGTDIVPVPGATVHLEPLGVYSKKVKKLGELEKGATIAIPNDTTNEARALKLLADNGIIELKKGVGYEATPKDIAKNPKNIQFKELEAPTVPRTLSDVDAAVINGNYALEAKPALSPAKDALVAEPAKGNPYGNFLAVKKGDENDPRVKKLAKLLTSPEVKKFIDEKYDGAVVAAF, encoded by the coding sequence GTGCGTAACACCGCCAAGATCACCACCGCTGTCCTCGCCGCCGGAGCCCTCACCCTCGGACTCTCCGCCTGCGGCTCCGACAAGGGCTCCGGCGACAAGGACGGCCCGCTCGTCGTCGCCGCGACCCCGACGCCGCAGGGCCAGATCCTGGACTACGTCCAGAAGAACCTCGCCAAGAAGGCGGGCCTCGACCTCGAGGTGAAGGAATTCACCGACTACGTCACGCCGAACACGGCCGTGGAACAGGGCGAGGTCTTCGCCAACTACTTCCAGCACAAGCCGTACCTGGACGACTTCAACAAGAAGCGCGGCACCGACATCGTGCCCGTCCCGGGAGCCACGGTTCACCTGGAGCCGCTCGGCGTGTACTCGAAGAAGGTCAAGAAGCTCGGTGAGCTGGAGAAGGGCGCCACCATCGCCATTCCCAACGACACCACCAACGAGGCCCGCGCGCTCAAGCTGCTCGCGGACAACGGCATCATCGAGCTCAAGAAGGGCGTGGGCTACGAGGCCACCCCCAAGGACATCGCCAAGAACCCCAAGAACATCCAGTTCAAGGAGCTCGAAGCCCCCACGGTGCCCCGCACCCTGAGCGATGTCGACGCCGCGGTGATCAACGGCAACTACGCGCTGGAGGCCAAGCCCGCGCTCAGCCCCGCCAAGGACGCCCTCGTCGCCGAGCCCGCCAAGGGCAACCCCTACGGCAACTTCCTCGCCGTCAAGAAGGGCGATGAGAACGACCCGCGCGTGAAGAAGCTCGCCAAGCTCCTCACCTCGCCCGAGGTCAAGAAGTTCATCGACGAGAAGTACGACGGCGCCGTCGTCGCGGCGTTCTGA